A window of Mustela lutreola isolate mMusLut2 chromosome X, mMusLut2.pri, whole genome shotgun sequence genomic DNA:
AGACTGCCAAGTGGCTACTGTATGCATCATGTGATTGGAGTTATTTCCAGAGTTTTAATACTAACATTGGGTTCTTGAGAACATGACAAGATCAGTGGGATGTGTTCTTCCCTAGAACTTGTACCTAAAGCTGGAAGACATTCACCAGCTAGCACCCCCAGTGCCGTTGCATTCCCCCACATGAAAAGATGACTGTGCACCTCTGGGttaactgaaaattaaaagattttcagTTCAAAGGAGCCAATCATGGGGAGAATGATAGGAAGGTCTTCGTTATGCATATGACCTTTTTCTAAAAGTTGGGGTGCCCTTGAGTGTCAGAATTCATGTTTTGAATAAGAGGTGGAAAGACTTGGGAGGTTCTTCCTTTGTACGGGTCCTGATTGAAAAATCGGAATGACCCATCATTTATGACGGTGATATTGGGGAAGGAGGCGGTGGAATTTAAATCCACAAAGAGTTCCTAAACATTGCATTATTGGAACAGCATGGGTGGAACTGCGTTGAAGAGctgcagaagaaaaaggaggaagaggaggtggaggaggagaagagaagaagaagtcGGCCTATGGTAGAACCGACCTGATTACTGTACCTAAAACACAAACAACTACGAACAATGACCACATAAACTGTTTTGTTGGTTGACAGTGCAAACCAGGTCCGCATGAATCAGTAGGAGAGGAGCAGACACAGATATTTCAATGTGTCTTAGCATTTAGGATCCAAAACTGTGTTCAGTAGTTCATGTCTGCCAGCGTTTTGAAACTTCAGAGTGGTGATTCCAGCCTGGGCTGTAGTCACTGTCCGTGGAGTGACCCAGCATGGCAGACGTGCCTACCCAACCCTAGGGATCGGCCTTCAAGAAAAGAtccaaaaatctgtatttttaaagagtcCCGATGTGTAGGCACGGCATAGAGCCCACCCTTTTACAAAACCCACATGCGTGGTTTAATCACACGTTCCTAAGAATGTCATTAGTCAAAATTTATTAATAACGAAGCAGCAGAGACAGCGATTTATGACTTATGGGGAGTTACTAGCCGAAAGGCTCGCATTCGTAATGAGATCACATTCTTTTGCTGCCGTTCATTCAACACTGCCTGAGCCGTGCCAAGAAGAGCTGAAAACAGTTCTCCCGCACATGGCAGGACAtctgctgagctgggagatgGTCCAGGGAAAACTGCGTACGTGGTATTCTGGACGGAGCCTGCGAGGTTCACCAGGCACCACCCAACTGTCTAACGTTACCACTCGGGCTGCGAGAAGGCACGTTTGCCTTGTTCCTGCATTCGGAAGAGACGGGGGAGGCCGGGTGCTGCTGCTCAGAGCCCCTGAGTGCTGGCTTCCCTCATTGTCTCCTGGGTGGGACTGATGTCCGCATGCATTCCTGCCTGAGCAGCTGAGCCGTGGATGCTGAAGACACAGCGTAAGCCAGGGCTTCTCCACCATGGCACTGCTAATGCTTCCGTGATTCCATTTTGCCAACCAATGTCTCTGTGCCCCATACCTTGAGACGGGTCATGGAGAGATGTTGGCTCTTTTGGACCTAGCCTATGGTTTCTCAGCCTGAGCACTGCTGACATCTGAGGCTGGATGACTTTCTGGGGTAGGGCATCTTGAGTTCCATAGGGTGCTGAGAAGCTGTCCTGGTCTCCACCTACCAGATGCCCGTGGCAGACTCCACTCTAGTGTAACCACCAACAATGTCCCCAGTCACTGACAGGTGTTCCCTGGTGGTGTATCTGTCTAGCTAAAAACCCCtgcgatagatagatagatggatagatagatgatggatagatggatgtctcaatagatagatggatacatacatacatagataagACGGATGGTTAGATGGATGTATAGAtggatatatatctagatatagatacgtagctgatgaatggatagatagacatagatagatgatagacagataggATGGATGGTTAGATGGACCTATGGATGggtagatagatgacagatagataaaatggatggatggatggatagatagattggatggatggatggatagatggatggatggatggttggatggatggatggatggatggatgtgtggatggatggatggatagatggatggatagatggatggatggatggttggacggatggatggatggatggatatatggATAGACAGATGTATAGATGATAGGTCAGTTGTCTTTCCTGCTAGGTCAGAGGGTCTCAGCCTGGGCACTACCAACATTTGGGGCTGAATGACTCTCTGGTGTAGGGCATCCTGGGCACAGAAGGGCTCTAAAtagcatctctggtctctgccCACCACATACCAGTGGCACTCCCTCATTCCCTGAGTTATgtcaatcaaaaatgtctccaaacacCGTCCAAGGTTTCCTCAGGCCGAAATCGCCCCCGGGGGGTGGCGGTGAGAACTAGTGCGCTAGGTCCATACATGTGGGAAATGGAAAGCACTGGATGAGAATCTGACTTTCTTTGCAGCCAAAATAAAGTGTTAGAACTGGATGTGCCCAGCCGGTGTCCTAGTCATGCCTTTAACCTTTTTGTGTTCAACACTGTTTCATTCTTAAGCTAAAGTCCTTTTACGACAAGATGTGCAGCGGCCTCTCTGTTTGGTTGAAATCATGCAAGACAGAGAAGGCAACCCAAATGTTGTAGCTACCATGATCTCTTAACACACGATTAAAATATACTCAGTAAAACAAAAGTTATTGGTTCATTGTTTCCCCCACCCTGCGGGGTGGGAAAAAGAGAAGGTCAAAGTCCCAGTGTTTGTCCCCAGTTTATAAAGACAAGATCTCCGGAGGAATGTGCCCCTCTCCAGCGTGGCACACACGGGGAATCAGTTCTGTGCGTCCTTGTCTTGAACGCATATTCCCTTCTCTGACCCGCCCCGTGGAGAGGGTTCCCAGGATGGCCCCAGGCACATTTTAGGACGCGGCCCCCCGCACccaaaggagaagcaggtgcaGGAGAGCAGTGGCCGATGGAAAGCCCGGAGCGGGCACCTACCTGAAGAGCGAGTCTATCATTCGCTTGGACGGCAGTCGCCAGAGAATGCGTGGCCAGGGGTCCCCCGAGGCGCTGCAGTCCAGGCGGAGGGTCCCGCCGTAGCGCACGTCGGTCCTCTGCGGGGAGGTGCCGGTGATGCGCGCGTTGGCCGCCGCGCGCTGCACGGTCAGCTGTACGGTCCTGCGCGCGGAGCCCACCAGGTTGGCGGCCACGCACTCGTAGCGGCCGCTGTCCTTGGGCGCCAGGTTGCGGATGTAGAGCGTGCCGTTGGGGAAGACGAACAGGTTCCCGTTGATGAACTGCGACGGGCGGATCTGGGTTCCATCCCACAGCACCCAGCGCACGCTGGGCAGGGGCGCGGCCTTGGCCGTACAGTGGATGTGGATGTTGAGCCCCGGGGGCAGCGAGATGTTCTCCAGCTTCTCCTGGTGGATGACCGGCGGCAGGGCCGCCACGTGGAGGCGGATGGCCAGGCTGTCCGCGCCCGCCGCGTTGCTGGCCACGCACTGGTACACTCCCCTGTCTGAGAAAGAGGCCTCTTTGATGGACAGGGTCCGGTTTTCGTGCAGCGTGATTCTGCCCTCCACGCGGGACACGGTCTGCCACACCCTCCTGTCCGGGAAAATCCAGGAGATTTGGGGAGCTGGGGTTCCCTTGGCCAGACACTCCATGGCGATAGTGTCTCCCAGGTACACGGTGACGTCCTGGTAGTGGGACGCGAGGATCTGGGGCTGCTGCACAGTGACGGTCAGCAGGACGGCCATCCTGTCTACCCCGTGCAGGTTTTTGGCGGTGCACAGGTACTGGCCTCGGTCCTGCACTTGCACCTTCCGGATGAGAAGGGTCCCGTTCTTCAGGACCTCGAAGCGCTGCACTCTGGTGTTGGGGGTCATGAGAGCGCCTGAAAGACAGAACAGGCGGAGTCAGGTTCTGCGTAGACCTACGCCTTTCAGGAAAAACCAAGAGGGACTGTTGGAAGGAAGCCGAATTCTCCCCTTTACGTCCCCAACAGCAACAGCAGAGACCAGCCCCACCTCCAACGTGGAGAAGACAGAACATTCCCCTGCAATATTTTCGGCTCTCACGCCCTTCAAGCACAAGGCAGCTGGCGTGGGTTTTGCAGAGTGTTCCAGAAGCTGCCGTGAGGCCCAGGCCTTCTGCAGGGGACCTCCTTCAGGTCCTAGAGATGCAGGCTTGCTTCCCTGGGACGAGTGTTGACCTCCTGAGCTCCCCAGGCCTGCAGCCACCTCCCACCACTCCCCGGCCAGGCTCTGGAGTCCAGCACGAGCCAGCACGAACAGGTCCGTCACTGCCCATTGTGGCTGCGTTGGACGCCAGCTTCTGCAGTCCGGGGCCtgggctcctctctctcccccgccccggTCCTCCTTGTGTTGTATGACACATCTCCTTGGGGGCTCTGCCAGAGAGAAGATCTGTGCTATCCAAGAGTTCCTGATGCTTGGACATCTGGGTCAGGCTGACCTTGGTGGGAGCATGGCTCCTTCGAGAGCTAGGCAATTCCTATACTCAGCAAGCCATTCACCTTCTATATGCAAACCAAACAACACAGAGTCTACACCCCCAGTGCCTTGTCTATGGGGCTCTCCCGCATGCCCAGGCCACCATGCACCTGCCTTCATCCACCCAGGGCAGGTCCTAGGGAAATAGGGGATTGCTTGCGCTCCAGAGGCCACTGAAATCATTCCAGCCAGCCGGTGCTAAGTCTGCTCGCCCTGCCTCGCCTGTTTCTTCTCgcagaaaccacaaaaaaggTTCCTGTGCTCGTttccgcctctccctctgcctgccgacAGACCCCCGTCCTCCCCTGTGTGGTCCCCTCCTCGCGGAGACGGAATAATAAACGGTCTTCTGTGGCAGGCATTTCCTGATGGGCTGGCCCAACCTTTCTGAAGAATAACAAGTCCCAGATTTAAAAACTGGAAAGCCCTGAGCTACAGCATTCTGTTCATCTCCCACGCAGCTGGGTTCCGGGGTCCTGCCTGCACCGCCAGCCATCGCGTGAGCTCTGGCCAGCTCCCTCGGCTGCAGCCGGCAGGAGAAGCTGACTCGTGGTGAggcatatacatgtgtatgtctCGTGAAGGGGCATGGTCCCCGATGCTCTGGTATCACACAAGATCGAGAAAACCCTACAGATTAATACAAACGGGATTGCCCAGTAGGAAAACAAAGGCACCATCCTTTTAGCATGAAAACCCCATGGTGTTCCCCACTCACCCTTCGAGCAACATTCCTTATTAAATCATTATGAAAACGTATGACATCAATGTCGAGCTGATCAAAGACGTTCATAATTCCCCGTGACCCAGAGCCTCTGCTGAACTTTGGAACATTTCCAACGGGGGTGAGATAAGCCTAAGCAAAGAATGCACAGGTCCCTCAAGTGCTATGAACATAAATCATCCCTGTAACACCAAAatggagaagaagaagggaggaaaaaaacccaaaaaaccctctGATCAGAATCCAGGCCTCAAGGATATGGCCGTGTTCATGGTgcacaaaagaaaaggaagagggacaagaTAGGATTTTCACAGAGGCCGTGGCTTCTCAGATGGTACTTTCCACTGTCACCAGGCAGTTGTTTTGACCTTCCAGAGAGATGGTCATTTTTACAAAGCCAAGTGCTCTTTGGACATCCCAGAATTCCAAGTAGAGGTCATTGGTATGGGTTGAATGGTGTCCTGCCAAAATTCATACTCTGACGTCCTATCCCCTAGGATCTCAGAATATGACTGTTTGAAGATGGGGTCTTTCAAGTGATAAGGACATTAAAATGAGGTCACCAAGGTGCACTGTAATCCAAGATGACTTGTGTCCATATAGGAACAAGGAGTGAGGACCCAGACTGCACAGAGGGACAACTATAAAAGGACAAGGGGGAGAAGATGgggtctacaagccaaggagagaggcctcaggaggaaCCAGCCTTGGCCCCGCCTGGATCTCAGACTCCCAACCTCAGCCCCACCTGGATCTCACACTTCCAGGCTCCAGGCTGCAATGCTTCGTAGGGCAGCTGAAGCAAATTAACGGGAGCATATCCCTAAGTTCAAATCAAAGTGATGTCTGATGAGCCCAGAATAGGCTGCTTCATCTCTGGTGCCagtggaaggggaagggggaTCTGCTCACTCCTCCTTACCCTCATGGTACCCCACTGGGGTGGTGGAAAACTTTTGTGCTAGGCTTCGCTGGGAAAAGGCAAGTGGCTGCATCATGAAGCGTTTCTGAGCCTACGTCATTCCCTACCCAAAGAACCTATGACATGTCTCCATAGTCCCATTAAAATAGCATATACTTTAGAGCTGAAGGAAGAGCTCTCGGTCCTTACTTCCTATCGCCTTAAAGTCATATCCTTGTATCTAGGTTCAAATGTCTCCTTCAATCCCATCCATCTGTCCTTTGCCCAAACCCTATAGTTTTGCCTAGGAACCTCCTTCTACATGAGTTCCAGTTAAAATGCAGACATGTAAATGCCTTACCTGTAGAAACCTTTGTCCACGTAATGAAAGGTGTGGGTTTCCCCGTGGCCTCACATGGGAACACAGCATCTGTCTCCGCAGTGACAGACACGGTCTGAGGGGATTTGGTGAGGATTTGGGGCTTTTCCCCAACCGTCCAAAAGTTGGATGCAGGGGGCCCTGCAGCAGAGAAGAGCTTTGAGCTGCTCTgatggaagcttctggaaggctGGCCAGAAGACGCCATGAAGAGGATGGAGCTCCGGGTGGAGTAGACCACAGGGATGTTCTGTAAGTTTGTGGAGGGTGGCCCCGTGGCCTGGGGCACGTGCGATAATGGAGGTGCCGGGGGACCAAAGTCCACGTGAATGACGCTCTGAGAATGTATCCTATTGTAGGGACCTGGGttgacttttctctctcttatcaCAGGGGTGGGAGAGGTAGGCGTCTGGGGCTTCAGAGTAACTCCCAACTGCGGGAAAGACAGAGtcttattgaaaaagaaagggaatctTCCATTGGGATGATGGGGAACTCTTGAACTTGGAAGCTTACCAACAGGGTCTCTGAGATCTGGGATGTTGTTGTTCCCAAACACTTTGGAGTTGCTGTTGAAATGGCCCATCCCTGGGTCAGTCAACTTAGTGGGGATGCCAGGTTTGGGCTTATGCACTGGAACAAAAGGAGTTGTCGTATTTGGTAATCTCGGCGTCGTCAACTGCTTGTTCTCTGGCAAAACCCTTGAAGGATACGACGTTATTCCTGGTTTGTTGGTCAAGTGATGGGGAGGCTGGAAAGTTACAAAGAATCTAAAGGAGCCTTCTGTAGCCGTATGTGGTGGTCTCACTGTCCCCCTAGGCAGGATCGGTTTGGCAGGAATTCTGGCTGGCTGGGGGAACATTTGGACTCTCCCATTCTGGTGGTTACCATCGTGGCCATGTGGAAGACTGTTAGGGGTCTTTCCATCCAAGGCTTCCTTTTCCAACGGCTGCTTTGGAGCTGGGTTAAATTTATCCTGGTTGGAAGAAGGGGTAGATAATTCATTTGGTGTCCATATATGTTGAGTTCCCTCATTATTCACGGGTGGTGCTTTGGCTTCTGGGATCCCCACGTAAttcaagaaaacattttccttcGAATCTGTTGATGTTGGAGGTGTCTTTGAAGGAAGAGGTGTGGGCTTCGTGAAGGTCTGTACCAAAGACACAAGAGTGGTGGCCTGGGGTGGGGATTCTGTCTTCTCCATTTGAACAGGAGTTAGGGTGTGATGCCGAGGTCTAATTTCAACTGGAGTGCTTTCGTGATGATCTTGAGCACGGATGGTGGTTTCTGCCTTACTTGAAGATGGTTCTACTTTTATGCTTGAGACAGTGGTTGAAACAACCTCTTTTTCTGGTTGAAAGAGTGTAGAGGCTGCAACGGATGGTGGAAACTCAGAAGGAACACCCAGGTCCTCCACCTGTTTAAGAAAAGGTGAGTCTGTAAAGGTTTCCATGGAGCTGGCAAGAGGTTTGTCTGTCTGCAGCCTCCAAGGCTGGTGTACACTTGGGGTATTCCAGTGTGACGTTCCTGGAAAGCCAGAGGGAGCTGATTCCTCCTGAAATTCTCCCACAGTGGAGACCTCTGAGCCAGGAGGTGATGTCGCATTAGTGAAGGAGGAGTCAGGGACTGAGCTGTGGGTTTTATAGTCCTCGATGTTTGTGACACCataattcttcatttcttctccatCCCATTCAGGCTTAGGGGTGACTGGAATCATCTCTTGGAATTTATTGGATGGTAAGTGACTTTTTGTGGTAGTGGTCACAGCAGCTCTCCCGTGAGGGTCCCCAGTTGTCAGGGAAATGGTTGTCGATGAGAGTACAGTTTCCAAACCAGGGGCAAtgacatttttatgtttgttttccagagaagGGCTGGGCGTGGTTGCAGAGGCTGGAGAGCTCACCGTAGAAGTGAAATATCGATGTTTATTTGGTCTCTTCCCGTGTTTCCTTCGTGGGGTCCCCTTGGATATGggttctgcctgcttctccatctccaacTGCTTGGGGATACCAACGGTGCTGTCAACCCAAGATTTTGCTCCCGGCGTACTCCACACGTGGTCTGGAGCCTTTCCTTTGGGTGCTTGAGTAGGTCGAGTAGAAAACGCCTCCATTGGGGCGAAAGTCGTGGGTACAGTTTGTTTATGGCGGTGTCGGAATCTGTGGGGGCGAAATCTCCTCCTCCCATTGGGTCTCTTTCGAGAAGGCTGAGTGGTCAGCTCCAGAGGTGAAGTGGCCTTCTCGGTTGGCATCACTGCTGCTACCATGGTGGTGACTTTGTCAAAGAGAGGGCGGAGTGTGGTTTCGCTGGGATGTGTAAAGGGAGTGACACCATTCACTCCCAGGGCCGAGTCAAGAAGAGTGGTAGATCCGACATGCTTTCCCATACTCTCAGGAGTTTGGGAGTTTGTGGGGTCTTTCTCTGGCATATCTCCTTCCTGTAGGGCCTTGAAATTGTCCTCTGTGCCCTTTTCAATCACCAGGCTGCCTTGAGTGCTCAAAGCACCTTTCACAAGGTGTCTGTCATCTGTTTCTCCCTGTGGATGTCCTTGTGATAGAGCATCTGGCTCCCCCAATGTGAGCCCTCCTATGGGTTCCGATGTCCTGGAGTCATCAACCCATAAAACGGTGTTGGGCAGAAAAGGAGCGGAGGTCAGCTCTTCCAAGTTCTCTGCATCTGGTTGTGGGTTAGTCTCCAAATCTGGGGGCATATATGGTATAGTCTCGGACTCAGCCAAAGAGACGGCATCCAACGGAGACTCATAATCATTTGAAGTAGGCTCTGGAATGGATCCAGCATCTACTGGAGGCCAGCTCTTTGTGGCTGTATTTTCACCAGTGGACTCCTCAGAGACCAGGTCTAGGGTTTGCAGAGTAGGAGAAGACGCATGAGGCATGCTGGCTGTAGCCCACTTTGGGTCAACTTCAGCAGGAGCTGTATCCTCACTGTTAGAAAAGTCATGGTCAATGAATTCTTCCAGATGTGTGCTTGTCACTTTGGGATCAGAAAGAATTCCTCCATCCTGTCCACTTTCCAGTCCCATCTTGGTTGAGGACACAGTACTGGAAACCTCATCCTCCTCACCAAACAGAGATGCATCTGCTGAGGTTTCTTCGGTACTGCTTGTGGTCCATGCAGGAGATACCGAGggaggaggaacagcaggcagaaggggtgTCACTTCTGGACTCACGGATGGAGGAGTGGTGGTTTGAATGACCTGGGGTATTTCAGTTCCCTTTGGGAGATTTTTCCCACGTACTCTGGCTAAAATATCTGCCCAGTGCTCTGGATTAATCTGTTTGTTTGCCATGTTTATTCTTCGCCTGGACTCAAACACTCTGCGACCCTCTGCGATGTTCGTCTCAGGTTCTTTTACAGAATTCTTCCAGGGTTTGAGTTTTCTTCGcccttttttgggttttttaccTCCGGTGGTGGCATCATCTTTTGTTTTGATGAGTACCTCTTGGTCCTTTGTGTGTAGACCTCTCCTTGAAGTGTTCTCCTCATCTCCTATGCCTGAACCCCCTTCGTCCTCCACAACATCTCCTAGCACTCTGGAAAGAGTCTTCCCACCTGGGTGTCTGCCCTTTTTGGATGACCTGGCAGATCCTTTCTTGTTCACCGTGACTCCCACGGTAAAATGATCTGCCCCTTGCTGGTTGACAGCCACACATCTGTAGTAACCGCCATCACTGACTTGGACCTTTGGGATGGAAAGAGTTCCATTTGCCAACATGTATGCATGTGAGCTGTTGGCCGAAGTATTAATTATCCGTTTGTTTGGAAGAATCCAGCTGAGCTGGGCTTCAGGGATAGCCAGAGCGCTGCAAGGCAACATCACTGGCTCCCCTGGGTTCTTCTGAATTGTCACCATATGACCATTGGGTGGCTGTGTGGCAGGTGGTTGGACAAGGACCCTGTACACCATCCGGTCCATTTCATCCCTCACTTGAGCAATGCACTGGTACAAACCCGAGTCTGACTGCTCTGTCGATTTGATCCTCAGCCAGCCACTGGTGAGGATGGAGAACTTGCCATTTTCGTCCTCCATGGGTGCTTTGAGGACCGAGCCATCTGGAAGGACCCAGAAGATGGATGGACTCTCAGAAGCCTTCACGTTGCAGCTAAGCTGGCATGGGCTCCCTTCCAACACAGTCTGAGCTCTTTGCACGGCTCTATTGGGCTCAATCATCACCCAGCTTCTGCTCCGAGACTGCCTTGCCTCTTTGGTGGGTATTGTTAATGCATAGTGGGAATAATAGGACAGCAGCACCTTTTTGGCCGTACTCTGACGTCGGTTGAGCTGGAGATCTATGGTCGGCTGCATGACCCATTCCGGTTCTGCGACAATGTGGGCTCTGACGCCCGTGTAGTAGAGGGCATCATCGTCTACATCTTGCCTGTACTGGTAGGTGACCTTGGGGTCTTTGCTGAGCATGAGTTCTTGGTTCAGCCTCACAGGGACCTCACTGTAATAGGCGATGAGTTTCCACAGCTTCTCATAGTTTTCCCGAGTCATTGGACACTCAAAGTCCAAGGCAACCGTTGCATTTATGTCAATCTCTTGAGGGTCCGTCTGGTTCAAGTGAATTTTGTACAGATCCATTGGCTTCTTGATGTCGCAGACCAAGTTCACTGTGTTCCCGTGCTCATCGGTCATGTTCAAAGAGATGTTCCATGGGGGGAATTGGAACCCCTCCAGAGAAAGCTGGCTGTCACCATCCTCTTCGagatcctcctcctcctcactgttCTTACTCGTGTTCTGTCGCAGAGGGGACTCTATGGAAGGCTTCAGACAAGTAATATCCTTCAGCTTGTGAATTTCTTGTTGGTGCAGTGTGGGGGGACTGGAGCACATGGCGCATAACTGACCACCCTCGTAGGCTTTGTCCTTCTTACACTTCAGAGTCCCTAAAACAGATAACCAAAAAACATCCTATAAGTTAATGAACCCCAAAGCGGCATGTCTTGTACACAACCAGAGGACaaagtctctgtgtgtgtctttacaTCCTCAGTGCATGGCCATCAGGATTTAATATCTTACATCTGTGACTTCACCAATGACCTTAAATCCCTTTAGCACACAGTGTGGCAAGGAACTACCATTTTTAGAAATACGTGGCAATGGATAATGAATACTTCTttctaaagtgttttttttttttttaaagcaattctaTTCACAGACATTATACAATTTACCTTCTCAAAAGGTCCAAGAGAATCTACATAAATTCAACCAATGAAAATAGTTCCGGGTTAAAGGACCCACTTTTGCCATGAATCATGTTGTATGTaccttttataattctttttctgttgctATAACTTTGCATTTCAGGCAGTATCTATAGTTTGGATTCACATTCTACTCTTGGCTTCCTGAACATGAAGTCTTCCGGAATGTTCTCCTAATCTGGTCATTGctctgtttctttcactgttttgtctttctcagtcccCCGACCCATTAGTGAGTCAGTGTTCCATGACTTGGTCTAGACCCTGCTTGATCTTGTTGTACCCCATCATCCATGGCCTAACCCACGTGTAGGTTTCTGTCAACAGCCATGATCCATTGATGGCTGCCGTATGTGCTTCTCCACGCCCAATTTTCTACTTGATGTGCCTATTGCAGAGTCCCAAAGTCTCCTCTGACTAACATTTGCAAGACCAGATTATGTTCTCTCCCTGCTCCAGACCTAGATGCTCCTTCTATACCAATAAATAGGAACCACACTTTCTTGCattaggaaaaggagaaaactaCAGTCCTCTTGATATCTGTCCTCTTGTTTTCATTCCCACTGGGAATAAACCAGTCAAAGGGCCATCATCTATGACTTGAAGGCACATGACAGTAGGACATAAGGTGAGTGTGTAGGAAGGTCCTAGATGGGCACAAGACAAGACAATAAGTAGAAATTGAGGACAGCAAGACCTCTTAAAggtggtgatttaaaaaaaaattaagattttatttatctggaattgagagagagagagcatgagctgggaaagggacagagggagaagcagactccccactgaacacagagccccacataggactccatcccaggacctcacgatagtaacctgagctgaagtcagatgcttaacctactgggccacccaggcgccccaagacaggTGATGTTTTAACAAAGCTCTGAGTGCTGAAACTAAGCCAGACCCTGGAACATCTAGCAGATGTGTGGTCTTCGTGGGTCCAATGACACTGAGTGCAAAATAAGTTTGGAACGTGTAAGGAAGCAAACTTAGGTGTAAGGATTGCAGTGTGACTCCAGTGAGTGACTAAATGGAGGACTCTCGTGTTGCAGAAGAGGGGGCACAATTGTGTAGGAACTCCTACAGGATTGTAGGATTGTACGTTCCATCCCAGGATCAATGGGAAACCAGTGGACTTTCAGGTAGCAGTAGGGCAAGACCACATGGTCCCTGTGACAATGTGTTCTGACCACTGCTCTGTGTGGAGTTGTTGGAAGGAGGGGTCACCAAGGCTGCAAAGACCTGCCCAGAAGCCCCGACTCTCCTcctagagagaaggaagaagctggACCCAC
This region includes:
- the MXRA5 gene encoding matrix-remodeling-associated protein 5 isoform X2, whose translation is MPAQAHWPALSVVLILLWGRPRPTLACPHSCTCYVPSEVHCTFRSLASVPAGISKHVERINLGFNSIQALSETSFAGLTKLELLMIHGNDIPSIPDGALRDLSSLQVFKFSYNKLRVITGQTLQGLWSLMRLHIDHNKIEFIHPQAFNGLTSLRLLHLEGNMLHQLHPGTFSTLTFLDYFRLSTVRHLYLADNMIRTLPTGMLQNMPLLENLYLHGNPWSCDCEMKWFLEWDAKWKGTLKCKKDKAYEGGQLCAMCSSPPTLHQQEIHKLKDITCLKPSIESPLRQNTSKNSEEEEDLEEDGDSQLSLEGFQFPPWNISLNMTDEHGNTVNLVCDIKKPMDLYKIHLNQTDPQEIDINATVALDFECPMTRENYEKLWKLIAYYSEVPVRLNQELMLSKDPKVTYQYRQDVDDDALYYTGVRAHIVAEPEWVMQPTIDLQLNRRQSTAKKVLLSYYSHYALTIPTKEARQSRSRSWVMIEPNRAVQRAQTVLEGSPCQLSCNVKASESPSIFWVLPDGSVLKAPMEDENGKFSILTSGWLRIKSTEQSDSGLYQCIAQVRDEMDRMVYRVLVQPPATQPPNGHMVTIQKNPGEPVMLPCSALAIPEAQLSWILPNKRIINTSANSSHAYMLANGTLSIPKVQVSDGGYYRCVAVNQQGADHFTVGVTVNKKGSARSSKKGRHPGGKTLSRVLGDVVEDEGGSGIGDEENTSRRGLHTKDQEVLIKTKDDATTGGKKPKKGRRKLKPWKNSVKEPETNIAEGRRVFESRRRINMANKQINPEHWADILARVRGKNLPKGTEIPQVIQTTTPPSVSPEVTPLLPAVPPPSVSPAWTTSSTEETSADASLFGEEDEVSSTVSSTKMGLESGQDGGILSDPKVTSTHLEEFIDHDFSNSEDTAPAEVDPKWATASMPHASSPTLQTLDLVSEESTGENTATKSWPPVDAGSIPEPTSNDYESPLDAVSLAESETIPYMPPDLETNPQPDAENLEELTSAPFLPNTVLWVDDSRTSEPIGGLTLGEPDALSQGHPQGETDDRHLVKGALSTQGSLVIEKGTEDNFKALQEGDMPEKDPTNSQTPESMGKHVGSTTLLDSALGVNGVTPFTHPSETTLRPLFDKVTTMVAAVMPTEKATSPLELTTQPSRKRPNGRRRFRPHRFRHRHKQTVPTTFAPMEAFSTRPTQAPKGKAPDHVWSTPGAKSWVDSTVGIPKQLEMEKQAEPISKGTPRRKHGKRPNKHRYFTSTVSSPASATTPSPSLENKHKNVIAPGLETVLSSTTISLTTGDPHGRAAVTTTTKSHLPSNKFQEMIPVTPKPEWDGEEMKNYGVTNIEDYKTHSSVPDSSFTNATSPPGSEVSTVGEFQEESAPSGFPGTSHWNTPSVHQPWRLQTDKPLASSMETFTDSPFLKQVEDLGVPSEFPPSVAASTLFQPEKEVVSTTVSSIKVEPSSSKAETTIRAQDHHESTPVEIRPRHHTLTPVQMEKTESPPQATTLVSLVQTFTKPTPLPSKTPPTSTDSKENVFLNYVGIPEAKAPPVNNEGTQHIWTPNELSTPSSNQDKFNPAPKQPLEKEALDGKTPNSLPHGHDGNHQNGRVQMFPQPARIPAKPILPRGTVRPPHTATEGSFRFFVTFQPPHHLTNKPGITSYPSRVLPENKQLTTPRLPNTTTPFVPVHKPKPGIPTKLTDPGMGHFNSNSKVFGNNNIPDLRDPVGKLPSSRVPHHPNGRFPFFFNKTLSFPQLGVTLKPQTPTSPTPVIRERKVNPGPYNRIHSQSVIHVDFGPPAPPLSHVPQATGPPSTNLQNIPVVYSTRSSILFMASSGQPSRSFHQSSSKLFSAAGPPASNFWTVGEKPQILTKSPQTVSVTAETDAVFPCEATGKPTPFITWTKVSTGALMTPNTRVQRFEVLKNGTLLIRKVQVQDRGQYLCTAKNLHGVDRMAVLLTVTVQQPQILASHYQDVTVYLGDTIAMECLAKGTPAPQISWIFPDRRVWQTVSRVEGRITLHENRTLSIKEASFSDRGVYQCVASNAAGADSLAIRLHVAALPPVIHQEKLENISLPPGLNIHIHCTAKAAPLPSVRWVLWDGTQIRPSQFINGNLFVFPNGTLYIRNLAPKDSGRYECVAANLVGSARRTVQLTVQRAAANARITGTSPQRTDVRYGGTLRLDCSASGDPWPRILWRLPSKRMIDSLFSFDTRIKVFANGTLVVKSVTDKDAGDYLCVARNKVGDDFVVLKVNVVMKPAKIEHKEENDHKVFYGGDLKVDCVATGLPNPEISWSLPDGSLVNSFMQSDDGGGRTKRYVVFNNGTLYFNEVGMREEGDYTCFAENQVGKDEMRVRVKVVTEPAAIRNKTYSVVQVPYGDVVTVACEAKGEPTPRVTWLSPTNRLIPASSDKYQIYQDGTLLIQKAQRSDSGNYTCVVRNSAGEDRKTVWIHVNVQSPTINGHPNAITTVREIAAGGSRKLIDCQAEGIPTPRVLWAFPEGVVLPAPYYGNRITIHRNGTLDIRSLRKSDSVQLACIGRNEGGEARLIVQLTVLEPVEKPIFHDPVSEKITAMAGHTISLNCSAAGTPTPTLLWVLPNGTELQSGQQLQRFYHKGDGMLHISGLSSMDAGAYRCVARNSAGYTERLVSLKVGMKPEVSNQYHNLVSIINGETLQLSCVPPRGRPARFSWTLPNTMLLEGPQTRGRFSLWENGTLTVRDASVFDRGTYMCKVDTEYGPSVMNFPVIVIAYPPRITSEPTPVIYTRPGNTVKMNCMAMGIPKAEITWDLPDKSHLTAGAQARLYGNRFLHPQGSLTIQQATHRDAGFYKCTAKNILGTDSKTTYIHVY